A single genomic interval of Pochonia chlamydosporia 170 chromosome 7, whole genome shotgun sequence harbors:
- a CDS encoding kinesin family protein (similar to Neosartorya fischeri NRRL 181 XP_001260935.1), whose translation MAPGGGGNIKVVVRVRPFNGREIDRGSKCIVEMKENQTVLAMPDGHGGKGAKDTGAKTFAFDRSYWSFNKEDSTYAGQSNLFDDLGAPLLDNAFQGYNNCIFAYGQTGSGKSYSMMGYGKEVGIIPNICQEMFNRIDTIQEDKSTKCTVEVSYLEIYNERVRDLLNPATKGNLKVREHPSTGPYVEDLAKLVVGSFQEIENLMDEGNKARTVAATNMNETSSRSHAVFTLMLTQKKYDAETKMEMEKVAKISLVDLAGSERATSTGATGARLKEGAEINRSLSTLGRVIAALADLSTGKKKKGATQVPYRDSVLTWLLKDSLGGNSMTAMIAAISPADINYDETLSTLRYADSAKRIKNHAVINEDANARMIRELKEELALLRSKLGGGVLGSGQAPIPGEPVYAEGTPLEQQMVSITTAEGVVKKVSKAEIAEQLSQSEKLLSDLNQTWEQKLQKTEEIHKEREAALEELGISIEKGFVGLHTPKKMPHLVNLSDDPLLAECLVYNLKPGTTTVGNVDTNADHQANIRLNGTRILHDHCKFENNADGTVVVVPTDGASVMVNGKRITEPKQLHSGYRVILGDFHIFRFNHPMEARAERAEVGQSLLRQSITASQLQALDRTPSPRPGHERSMSRVSDFGDSRPESPAPFLRNGRESDWSLARREAAGAILGTEQNFTSLTDEELNALFEDVQRARAERVNGREDGEDTESVTSYQLREKYMSTGTIDNFSLDTALTMPSTPKQGEQEDRLKETREELQSQLDKQKEEFQEKLKSAEAANVEVEEIRKEKAKMEAALLELKEDMQKQLNLQRKQYEEKIDKMDPLKRPKANPKLSEEEIEQARKVIKVWRGRHFVKMAETVLQNAAVLKEAQIMSNELDENVVFQFTVVDIGHALCSSYDMVLNGLTGEGEDPALEESQKPCIGVRVVDYKNSVVHLWSLEKLHDRVRQMRQMHQYLDQPEYAQHLSLDNPFVETCMPSYTLVGEVDVPLRAVFESRVQDFSLDVLSPYTSHAIGIVKLSLEPSHARAPTNTLKFNVVMHELLGFAEREGTEVHAQLFIPGVSEEDGVTTTQMISDFDEGPIRFESVHNMSVSLFAPQDVTLRAAIFAKVSTMHLDKLLSWDDMRDAGPMRDGSKGSRINESQFFTQEKHDLLSRIQIMELNENGEYQPVEVSQTSELDTGTFQLHQGLQRRIGINISHSSGDALPWGDVTAVRVGKVRLVDSAGKTPDMGTHEPDVALKLASNPIFRENPNGTRSITMYAQWDSSLHNSLLLDRVTADKYRVQMTIHWEISSEKLAEPMKFVQKVCVQILSRTFVRQTSVFSSLWQNVRFVRSSTGIFTLTMRPAPIKRVGDLWRMNSQHDYVKGEENLTSWAPRGVSLVSDFIMARKKRRRVAEIGAVQTTLQRLGVDITTVRPAEPEPEPEPLPEVKAIVPDDDDDLLNDTPDTSQAPSIDEELDDEDQGEETIKVEPQDEAPSDTAAAPEEAQNPPESEYNDHQTELLEKSIKLWTKYPDPLSSILSPANTAPPTNGIAPESSLPPSLITTIIRVPKNPKVLKGGYLLVPNNDSTRWVKRFVELRRPYLHIHSASDGDEIALVSLRNSRVDSQPGVLGLLHGPDDYDGPQNNSSPDFTPGHRRTASGRVISTIWTGTGGSSSSSQGQGLQRLSERMQAAVFAIYGTDNTWLFAARSEREKMDWIFRIDQTYLSNTESTNNSGIMSPDRGSEY comes from the exons ATGGCTCCGGGAGGTGGAGGAAATATtaaggtggtggtgagagtGCGTCCGTTCAATGGCAGAG AAATTGACCGAGGTTCGAAATGTATTGTCGAAATGAAGGAGAACCAAACCGTCCTTGCCATGCCAGACGGACACGGTGGCAAGGGCGCAAAGGATACCGGGGCAAAGACTTTTGCCTTCGATCGATCATATTGGTCCTTCAACAAGGAGGACTCGACTTACGCCGGCCAGTCGAACCTCTTCGATGATCTCGGAGCACCGCTTCTCGACAATGCCTTCCAAGGTTACAACAATTGTATCTTTGCCTATGGTCAAACAGGTTCAGGAAAATCTTACTCCATGATGGGTTACGGCAAAGAAGTTGGTATTATTCCCAACATTTGCCAAGAAATGTTCAACCGAATAGACACCATCCAAGAAGACAAATCTACGAAATGCACCGTCGAAGTGTCATATCTCGAAATTTACAACGAACGCGTTCGAGATTTACTTAATCCCGCGACAAAGGGCAATCTGAAAGTGCGAGAGCATCCATCGACGGGTCCATATGTAGAAGACTTGGCGAAACTTGTTGTTGGCAGTTTTCAAGAAATCGAAAACTTGATGGACGAAGGAAACAAGGCCAGAACTGTCGCCGCTACCAACATGAACGAAACGTCCAGTCGAAGTCACGCTGTTTTCACTCTGATGCTGACGCAAAAGAAGTATGACGCAGAGACCaagatggaaatggagaagGTCGCCAAGATTAGTCTTGTCGATTTGGCAGGTTCGGAACGTgcaacgtcaactggtgctaCAGGTGCTCGATTGAAAGAAGGTGCTGAAATCAATCGATCTTTGTCAACACTAGGTCGAGTCATTGCTGCGTTGGCGGATTTGTCCAcgggaaagaaaaagaagggcGCAACTCAGGTTCCCTACCGTGATAGTGTTCTGACATGGCTTTTGAAAGATTCCTTGGGTGGAAACAGCATGACGGCTATGATAGCAGCCATCAGTCCCGCCGACATCAACTATGACGAGACGCTCAGTACTTTGCGATACGCGGACTCTGCCAAGAGAATCAAGAACCACGCTGTTATCAACGAAGACGCCAATGCCCGTATGATCAGAGAATTGAAGGAAGAACTTGCACTTCTGAGAAGCAAACTTGGCGGCGGTGTTCTTGGATCTGGTCAAGCCCCAATCCCTGGAGAACCAGTTTATGCTGAGGGAACACCTCTGGAGCAGCAGATGGTGTCAATCACTACCGCCGAAGGTGTCGTAAAGAAGGTATCCAAGGCGGAAATCGCCGAACAGCTCAGCCAGAGCGAGAAGCTGCTCTCCGatttgaaccagacctgggagcagaagcttcaaaagACAGAAGAGATTCACAAGGAGAGAGAGGCGGCATTGGAAGAACTCGGCATCAGTATCGAAAAAGGTTTTGTCGGGCTACACACGCCGAAGAAAATGCCCCATCTTGTCAACTTGTCGGACGACCCTCTTCTTGCCGAATGTCTTGTTTACAATCTGAAACCTGGAACTACAACcgttggcaatgttgacaCGAATGCCGACCACCAGGCCAACATCCGGCTTAATGGAACGAGAATTCTCCATGATCACTGTAAATTCGAAAACAATGCAGATGGAACTGTCGTCGTGGTTCCCACTGACGGCGCGTCAGTCATGGTGAACGGCAAGAGGATAACGGAGCCTAAGCAGCTTCACTCTGGATACCGAGTCATCTTAGGCGATTTTCATATTTTCCGATTCAATCACCCGATGGAAGCGAGGGCTGAAAGAGCAGAGGTTGGGCAAAGTCTGCTTCGTCAATCCATCACGGCCAGTCAACTGCAGGCTTTGGATCGAACACCATCCCCTCGACCCGGCCACGAGAGGTCAATGAGTAGGGTTTCAGACTTTGGCGACTCTCGACCAGAATCGCCAGCTCCCTTTTTGCGAAATGGGAGAGAATCAGATTGGTCACTCGCCCGTCGAGAGGCTGCGGGTGCTATCCTCGGCACGGAGCAAAACTTTACCAGTCTGACAGATGAAGAACTCAATGCTTTGTTCGAAGATGTACAGAGGGCCCGAGCCGAACGTGTTAACGGACGtgaagacggcgaggacaCCGAGTCAGTCACTTCATATCAGCTGCGTGAAAAGTACATGTCTACTGGAACCATTGACAACTTTTCGCTTGACACAGCATTGACGAtgccctcaacaccaaagcaaGGCGAACAAGAGGATCGCTTGAAAGAAACTCGAGAGGAACTGCAAAGCCAGCTGGACAAGCAGAAGGAAGAGTTTCAAGAAAAGCTCAAGAGTGCAGAAGCGGCCAACGTCGAAGTTGAAGAGATTAGGAAGGAAAAGGCGAAGATGGAAGCTGCTCTTCTTGAGCTGAAGGAGGACATGCAGAAGCAACTTAATCTGCAACGGAAACAGTACGAGGAAAAGATTGACAAGATGGACCCTCTCAAGCGACCCAAAGCGAATCCAAAGTTGTCAGAAGAAGAGATTGAGCAAGCAAGAAAGGTTATCAAAGTCTGGCGCGGTCGTCATTTTGTCAAAATGGCCGAAACTGTGCTTCAGAATGCTGCAGTGCTGAAGGAGGCTCAGATCATGAGTAACGAGCTGGATGAGAATGTTGTGTTCCAATTCACCGTTGTGGATATAGGACACGCTCTCTGCTCTTCTTACGACATGGTTCTCAATGGATTGACTGGCGAAGGAGAGGATCCTGCACTGGAGGAGAGCCAGAAACCCTGCATTGGCGTTCGCGTCGTTGATTATAAGAACAGCGTTGTTCACCTCTGGAgcctggagaagctgcatGACCGCGTTCGTCAGATGCGGCAGATGCATCAGTACCTCGACCAGCCAGAATACgcacagcacttgagtcttgacaatCCATTTGTGGAGACTTGCATGCCGTCATATACACTTGTGGGAGAAGTTGACGTTCCGCTGAGAGCTGTATTCGAGAGCCGCGTCCAAGATTTCTCTCTCGATGTCCTGTCGCCTTATACCTCGCACGCCATCGGCATAGTCAAGTTGTCTCTGGAGCCTTCTCATGCACGGGCACCGACAAACACCTTGAAATTTAATGTCGTCATGCATGAGCTCTTGGGGTTCGCCGAGCGAGAAGGAACAGAAGTCCATGCTCAGCTCTTCATCCCTGGCGTGTcagaggaggatggggtCACCACAACACAAATGATAAGCGACTTTGACGAAGGCCCGATTCGATTTGAAAGTGTCCACAATATGAGTGTATCTCTCTTTGCGCCTCAAGACGTTACGCTACGGGCTGCCATCTTTGCCAAAGTCTCAACCATGCACTTAGATAAGCTCCTTAGTTGGGACGACATGAGAGATGCTGGACCAATGCGTGATGGTTCAAAGGGATCGCGCATCAACGAGTCACAATTTTTCACCCAAGAAAAGCACGACCTTCTTTCCCGGATTCAGATTATGGAGTTGAACGAGAATGGCGAATATCAGCCCGTGGAAGTGAGTCAGACAAGTGAGTTGGACACTGGCACCTTCCAGCTGCATCAAGGTTTACAACGCCGAATTGGAATAAACATCTCCCATAGCTCGGGAGATGCTTTACCTTGGGGCGATGTTACCGCAGTGCGCGTTGGCAAAGTACGACTTGTCGATTCAGCAGGCAAGACTCCAGACATGGGCACCCACGAGCCTGATGTCGCTTTGAAGCTTGCTTCAAATCCTATTTTCCGGGAAAACCCCAACGGCACACGGAGCATCACCATGTACGCTCAGTGGGACTCGAGTTTGCATAATTCACTCTTACTAGACAGAGTAACCGCGGATAAGTACCGCGTGCAAATGACGATACACTGGGAGATTAGCTCCGAGAAGTTGGCGGAACCAATGAAGTTTGTCCAAAAGGTGTGCGTGCAGATCTTGTCACGAACATTTGTGCGTCAAACATCCGTGTTCTCGTCTCTGTGGCAGAACGTGAGGTTTGTACGTTCATCGACTGGCATTTTCACTCTCACCATGCGACCTGCTCCCATAAAGAGAGTTGGTGACTTGTGGCGAATGAACAGTCAACATGATTATGTCAAGGGTGAAGAGAATCTGACGAGCTGGGCTCCCCGTGGCGTCTCCCTCGTGAGTGACTTTATTATGGCACGCAAGAAGAGAAGACGGGTAGCCGAGATTGGCGCGGTGCAAACGACGCTTCAAAGATTGGGAGTCGACATTACCACTGTTCGGCCTGCAGAACCGGAACCAGAGCCAGAACCGCTTCCTGAGGTGAAGGCAATCGTGccagatgacgatgacgacctcTTAAATGACACCCCAGACACATCCCAAGCACCGTCCATCGATGAAGAGCTCGACGACGAGGACCAGGGCGAGGAAACAATAAAGGTTGAACcccaagatgaagctccATCAGACACAGCTGCTGCCCCCGAGGAAGCACAAAACCCCCCTGAATCCGAGTACAACGACCACCAAACTGAGCTACTCGAAAAGTCAATAAAGCTATGGACAAAATATCCCGACCCGCTGTCCAGCAtcctcagcccagccaacaCCGCTCCTCCAACAAACGGCATCGCCCCCGAGTCCTCCCTCCCACccagcctcatcaccaccatcatccgCGTCCCCAAAAACCCCAAAGTCCTCAAGGGCGGCTACCTCCTCGTCCCCAACAACGATTCCACCCGCTGGGTCAAGCGGTTCGTCGAACTGCGCCGCCCATACCTCCACATCCACTCCGCGTCAGACGGCGACGAAATCGCCCTCGTCAGCCTACGCAACTCCCGCGTCGACAGCCAACCCGGCGTCCTGGGCCTCCTCCACGGGCCAGACGACTACGACGGGCCACAAAACAACTCCAGCCCAGACTTCACACCCGGTCACCGCCGCACGGCCTCCGGCCGCGTGATTTCCACCATATGGACCGGCACGGGCGGCAGTTCCTCCAGCAGTCAGGGCCAGGGCCTACAACGCCTCAGCGAGCGCATGCAAGCAGCCGTGTTTGCCATCTACGGCACAGACAACACGTGGCTATTCGCTGCTCGTAGTGAACGCGAGAAAATGGACTGGATATTCCGCATCGACCAGACATACCTGTCTAATACGGAgagcaccaacaacagcggCATCATGAGCCCTGACCGAGGGAGCGAATACTAG